A window from Citrus sinensis cultivar Valencia sweet orange chromosome 5, DVS_A1.0, whole genome shotgun sequence encodes these proteins:
- the LOC127902158 gene encoding putative UDP-glucuronate:xylan alpha-glucuronosyltransferase 5 produces MPAQDYGYLDVIVARVPCRGDGDGGGGMGDVFRLQVNLVVANLAVESGWLKPDVDRPVYVVFVGSCGAMVEMFRCDDLVEHAGDYWVYKPDLRRLKHKVLLPVGSCQIAPAYAQTGEFCFFFFFFSLVSRKHFVCVLDSE; encoded by the coding sequence ATGCCGGCGCAGGATTACGGGTACCTCGACGTGATAGTGGCTAGGGTTCCCTGCCGAGGAGATGGAGATGGAGGTGGTGGGATGGGGGATGTGTTTAGGTTGCAAGTGAATCTCGTGGTGGCGAATCTAGCGGTGGAGAGTGGGTGGTTGAAACCTGATGTTGATCGGCCGGTGTACGTTGTCTTTGTGGGTTCTTGTGGGGCCATGGTGGAGATGTTCAGGTGTGATGATCTTGTGGAGCATGCAGGGGATTATTGGGTTTATAAGCCTGACTTGAGGAGATTAAAACATAAAGTATTGCTGCCTGTTGGGTCATGCCAAATTGCTCCTGCTTATGCTCAAACTGGTGagttttgcttcttcttcttttttttttccctggtTTCTCGAAAACATTTTGTTTGTGTTTTAGATAGCGAGTAG